The genomic DNA TGAGATGGGAGTCATTTGGACCGAAAAGAGCAAGTCCTTCTGCGGGATTTTCTATTTGTAGATTTTTTAAATTCAAGCGTTCGGACAATATGGCTCAATCTCCTCCAATTATAGGTTGTTCTTTTGCAATATTCTCAATGACTTTATAATACATCGATACACTTACTTTACCATTGTCGATCCGATGGTGCAAAATTTTACCGCTTATGATTTTGGAATCCTCTTCCATCTGCTGTTCGATTTCTTCATCGCCCATTTGTTTTGCAATTTTGACGGCTTCCTTTGCCGTATACTCTCGAATAACACTTTCTGACTCGTATATTTCCCTCTTTACGTAGGAAATCGGAACCTCCCATTTAAACATCCTGAACGTATTCTCGTCCTCATCCACTTCATAGTCTTTGTACGTCACATCTCCGAATCCCCAAACAGGTACACGCCATCCAAACAAAGAGAGATAGTGTTTATCCATCCTTTCACCTGTATAGGTTCCGAAGGTGGTTTTCTGTGGTAAGGTCACTTGGACATAATACCAAACCTCGCCGAACACCTTTCCTTTTGCAGATACGGTTCTTATATTTTTATCTTTTCCAATCTGTCCTGAAACTAATAGTTCACCTTTTTGGACAAATTGGTTTCTTTCGACTTTCGGCTGTCCTTGCTCTACGAACATATCGGTTACGAGCGCTTTTTTCTTTGCTACGAGATGCTGAGGTCCTGTAGATTGGATCTCTTCAGGTAGTTCTTTCTGGACAACCTTGAAATGAAAGGTCGTCCCCTCTAGTGTGACGCCGATCCAAGTGACCTCGTCCATTTTTTCGGTAGCCATATACTGGATCTCCCTTGGATCCGGCAGACGGAAAAGCAGCTTCCCCTTCTTTATCCCGATTTCCTGAATAACCTTCTGTAGATGGTGCTCCGTTTTCGGATCAGCACCTGTTATTTCAATGTTCCACACCATGTTTGAGAGAAAGAAGACAATGACAAAGAAGATGACGATTCCAGAGACAAAGCCGCCTCTTGAGACCATTTTCCTGACGATGAAAGGAGCTCCCCTCCGATGAAGCACAACAAACTTGCAGTTCATGTGTCTAAGGGTTGTCCGGATGTGAAGGGCGTCATCCGTATACATATGAAGCTCTAATTCCGTTTCGTTTTTCCGTCTGATCTCCCAGATTTGAATATTATTTTTCAAGCAATAGTTGAGGAACCTTTCTGCATCCTCCCCGACAACTTTTATTTTGACTGTACCCCGGAGATATTTTGTCCATATTTTCGTCATGGTCCTCCTCCTTCATAAATATCAGGAAATGTCTATGTAACGTACATCCGTAATCTTGCCTTCAAGTAATATTTCCTCTGGCAGGATCGTTTTGAGCACGAAATTATTCCCTGCCACCAGCAGTTCCCCATGTTCAAGGAACAAACAAAGCTCGTTATTTGAAAACCTTTTGACTCCTCTATGATTTTCAATATAGATGTGCAGGTGGCCAATCATTGTTATTCGTGGTAGGTCCATAACGACGTCTGCTGGTAATTCCATTGAATGGGTCATCCATCTTTTGAACTTCTGTCTCCATTGCGCCATAAACGAACCCCCTCTCATCTCATTTTTATGAACGGAGGTGTTAAACTATCACTTCAGAATTGCATGTTTTCAAACATCTCTTGGGCGGACGTAAAAAAAGCTGTGTGCGGATTCGCACACAGCTACTTGTTTATCCTATTCATTTTTGATTTCAATATTTTCCGCGTTGAAAGCGTGAGCCAAGGTGATGCGGCTTCTTGGATCGTGGTGGTCCTAGAATTTCAGCCCATATGACACCTTGCGCGACATGATCTGGATTAGGCAGCACCTGGTTCGGTGAAATCTGCCTTTCTTTCGTTTTGGTGCGACTGCGAGGTCGAACAACAGGTGATGAGTTATTGCTTTCTTGATTTACACCATT from Pseudalkalibacillus sp. SCS-8 includes the following:
- the yqfD gene encoding sporulation protein YqfD, translated to MTKIWTKYLRGTVKIKVVGEDAERFLNYCLKNNIQIWEIRRKNETELELHMYTDDALHIRTTLRHMNCKFVVLHRRGAPFIVRKMVSRGGFVSGIVIFFVIVFFLSNMVWNIEITGADPKTEHHLQKVIQEIGIKKGKLLFRLPDPREIQYMATEKMDEVTWIGVTLEGTTFHFKVVQKELPEEIQSTGPQHLVAKKKALVTDMFVEQGQPKVERNQFVQKGELLVSGQIGKDKNIRTVSAKGKVFGEVWYYVQVTLPQKTTFGTYTGERMDKHYLSLFGWRVPVWGFGDVTYKDYEVDEDENTFRMFKWEVPISYVKREIYESESVIREYTAKEAVKIAKQMGDEEIEQQMEEDSKIISGKILHHRIDNGKVSVSMYYKVIENIAKEQPIIGGD
- the yqfC gene encoding sporulation protein YqfC, which codes for MAQWRQKFKRWMTHSMELPADVVMDLPRITMIGHLHIYIENHRGVKRFSNNELCLFLEHGELLVAGNNFVLKTILPEEILLEGKITDVRYIDIS